In Gopherus flavomarginatus isolate rGopFla2 chromosome 1, rGopFla2.mat.asm, whole genome shotgun sequence, a single genomic region encodes these proteins:
- the LOC127058758 gene encoding perilipin-3-like isoform X1 has translation MVVPVLPMLNRGISDYTMASNGKDTTMASPEHGEEEQQNVLRRVASLPLVNSACDLAATAYASTKESHPYVRSICDMAEKGVTSITNAAVSSAQPVVTRLEPEGTTEEECVSEVPDKVEENLPVLQQAADEATSETQELASSRLTDVKETMIRVVDMTKEAVQDSMKTTKSVVTDSTSTLVESRMGQLAISGMEAVLEKSEELLDHYLPMTDDELAELAESVEGAEVSSAQPQEHRSYFVRLGSLSTKLRQRAYCYSLNKMRHTSQSIREALSQLHETMGLIEYLKQGVSLQEVQEKFRHIWLSWNREQPESSEIKDLAKPEMESETLAMSRSIIQQLQDACQMLVASIQGLPTNFQDKVKQMYHNMEELHSSFSTAHSFQDLSSSLLTQSQEIVTKAQEYVDELMAYVMETTPLSWVVGPFIPSGKGSADAIEPHNQENEAEEASKSKEAL, from the exons ATGGTAGTCCCAGTTCTGCCAATGCTAAACAGAG GTATATCTGATTATACCATGGCTTCTAATGGAAAAGACACAACTATGGCATCCCCAGAGCATGGGGAGGAAGAGCAACAG AATGTCTTGAGGAGGGTGGCCAGTCTACCTTTAGTCAACTCTGCCTGTGATCTGGCTGCCACTGCCTATGCTTCAACCAAGGAGAGCCATCCCTATGTGAGGTCCATCTGTGACATGGCAGAGAAGGGAGTGACCTCCATTACCAATGCTGCAGTTAGCAGTGCACAGCCAGTTGTAACTAGACTTGAACCTGAGG GGACAACAGAGGAGGAGTGTGTTTCTGAAGTACCTGACAAAGTGGAGGAGAATCTACCAGTCCTTCAACAGGCTGCTGATGAG GCTACATCTGAGACACAGGAGTTGGCCTCTTCCAGACTGACAGATGTCAAGGAGACCATGATCAGAGTGGTAGATATGACCAAAGAGGCTGTGCaggacagtatgaagaccaccaAATCAGTGGTAACTGACAGCACGAGCACACTTGTGGAATCAAGAATGGGCCAATTGGCCATAAGTGGAATGGAAGCAGTGCTGGAGAAATCTGAAGAGCTCTTGGATCACTATCTTCCCATGACAGATGATGAACTAG CTGAACTTGCTGAATCTGTGGAAGGGGCTGAAGTGTCTTCAGCACAACCACAAGAGCATCGGAGTTACTTCGTGCGTTTAGGTTCCCTGTCAACCAAACTTCGCCAACGTGCCTACTGCTATTCCCTAAACAAGATGAGACACACCAGTCAAAGCATCAgagaggctctttcccagcttcATGAAACCATGGGACTG ATTGAATACCTTAAGCAAGGTGTTTCTCTTCAAGAAGTCCAGGAGAAGTTCCGTCACATATGGCTGAGCTGGAATAGAGAGCAGCCAGAAAGCAGTGAAATCAAGGATTTGGCAAAACCAGAG ATGGAGTCTGAGACCCTGGCTATGTCCCGCAGCattatccagcagctgcaggatgCCTGCCAGATGCTAGTAGCCAGCATTCAAGGTCTCCCCACCAACTTTCAGGATAAGGTGAAACAGATGTATCACAACATGGAAGAGCTTCATTCATCCTTCTCCACTGCCCATTCCttccaggatctctccagcagccTCCTAACCCAGAGCCAGGAGATAGTGACCAAGGCCCAGGAATATGTAGATGAGCTGATGGCATACGTGATGGAGACTACTCCTCTGTCTTGGGTTGTGGGACCCTTCATCCCATCAGGTAAGGGGTCTGCAGACGCCATTGAACCACACAACCAAGAAAATGAGGCTGAGGAAGCCTCCAAGTCTAAGGAGGCCCTGTGA
- the LOC127058758 gene encoding perilipin-3-like isoform X2, which translates to MASNGKDTTMASPEHGEEEQQNVLRRVASLPLVNSACDLAATAYASTKESHPYVRSICDMAEKGVTSITNAAVSSAQPVVTRLEPEGTTEEECVSEVPDKVEENLPVLQQAADEATSETQELASSRLTDVKETMIRVVDMTKEAVQDSMKTTKSVVTDSTSTLVESRMGQLAISGMEAVLEKSEELLDHYLPMTDDELAELAESVEGAEVSSAQPQEHRSYFVRLGSLSTKLRQRAYCYSLNKMRHTSQSIREALSQLHETMGLIEYLKQGVSLQEVQEKFRHIWLSWNREQPESSEIKDLAKPEMESETLAMSRSIIQQLQDACQMLVASIQGLPTNFQDKVKQMYHNMEELHSSFSTAHSFQDLSSSLLTQSQEIVTKAQEYVDELMAYVMETTPLSWVVGPFIPSGKGSADAIEPHNQENEAEEASKSKEAL; encoded by the exons ATGGCTTCTAATGGAAAAGACACAACTATGGCATCCCCAGAGCATGGGGAGGAAGAGCAACAG AATGTCTTGAGGAGGGTGGCCAGTCTACCTTTAGTCAACTCTGCCTGTGATCTGGCTGCCACTGCCTATGCTTCAACCAAGGAGAGCCATCCCTATGTGAGGTCCATCTGTGACATGGCAGAGAAGGGAGTGACCTCCATTACCAATGCTGCAGTTAGCAGTGCACAGCCAGTTGTAACTAGACTTGAACCTGAGG GGACAACAGAGGAGGAGTGTGTTTCTGAAGTACCTGACAAAGTGGAGGAGAATCTACCAGTCCTTCAACAGGCTGCTGATGAG GCTACATCTGAGACACAGGAGTTGGCCTCTTCCAGACTGACAGATGTCAAGGAGACCATGATCAGAGTGGTAGATATGACCAAAGAGGCTGTGCaggacagtatgaagaccaccaAATCAGTGGTAACTGACAGCACGAGCACACTTGTGGAATCAAGAATGGGCCAATTGGCCATAAGTGGAATGGAAGCAGTGCTGGAGAAATCTGAAGAGCTCTTGGATCACTATCTTCCCATGACAGATGATGAACTAG CTGAACTTGCTGAATCTGTGGAAGGGGCTGAAGTGTCTTCAGCACAACCACAAGAGCATCGGAGTTACTTCGTGCGTTTAGGTTCCCTGTCAACCAAACTTCGCCAACGTGCCTACTGCTATTCCCTAAACAAGATGAGACACACCAGTCAAAGCATCAgagaggctctttcccagcttcATGAAACCATGGGACTG ATTGAATACCTTAAGCAAGGTGTTTCTCTTCAAGAAGTCCAGGAGAAGTTCCGTCACATATGGCTGAGCTGGAATAGAGAGCAGCCAGAAAGCAGTGAAATCAAGGATTTGGCAAAACCAGAG ATGGAGTCTGAGACCCTGGCTATGTCCCGCAGCattatccagcagctgcaggatgCCTGCCAGATGCTAGTAGCCAGCATTCAAGGTCTCCCCACCAACTTTCAGGATAAGGTGAAACAGATGTATCACAACATGGAAGAGCTTCATTCATCCTTCTCCACTGCCCATTCCttccaggatctctccagcagccTCCTAACCCAGAGCCAGGAGATAGTGACCAAGGCCCAGGAATATGTAGATGAGCTGATGGCATACGTGATGGAGACTACTCCTCTGTCTTGGGTTGTGGGACCCTTCATCCCATCAGGTAAGGGGTCTGCAGACGCCATTGAACCACACAACCAAGAAAATGAGGCTGAGGAAGCCTCCAAGTCTAAGGAGGCCCTGTGA